A single genomic interval of Chrysemys picta bellii isolate R12L10 chromosome 8, ASM1138683v2, whole genome shotgun sequence harbors:
- the LOC135973314 gene encoding secretoglobin family 3A member 2-like has protein sequence MKLTVVFTLVTLAVCCYSASALLVDSLLPNVVSVPVEVLNDLIGGVQGCVNELTPKALSALNRLLGILGILNVLG, from the exons ATGAAGCTGACAGTTGTCTTCACGCTTGTCACCCTGGCGGTTTGCTGCTACTCAG CTTCTGCTCTTCTGGTTGACAGTCTTCTGCCAAACGTGGTTTCCGTTCCTGTCGAAGTCCTCAATGATCTGATTGGAGGAGTACAGGGCTGTGTGAACGAGCTCACCCCCAAAGCGCTGTCTGCCCTTAATAGGCTGCTG GGTATTCTGGGTATACTGAACGTCCTGGGGTAA
- the LOC135973315 gene encoding secretoglobin family 3A member 2-like codes for MKLTVVFTLVTLAVCCYSASALLVDNLLPNPVTNVVSVPVGVLTDLIGGVQGCVNELTPKALSALNRVLGILGILNVLG; via the exons ATGAAGCTGACAGTTGTCTTCACGCTTGTCACCCTGGCGGTTTGCTGCTACTCAG CTTCTGCTCTTCTGGTTGACAATCTTCTGCCAAACCCAGTGACTAACGTAGTTTCCGTTCCTGTTGGCGTCCTCACTGATCTGATTGGAGGGGTACAGGGCTGTGTGAACGAGCTCACCCCCAAGGCGCTGTCTGCCCTTAATAGGGTGCTG GGTATTCTGGGTATACTGAACGTCCTGGGGTAA